A section of the Numida meleagris isolate 19003 breed g44 Domestic line chromosome 16, NumMel1.0, whole genome shotgun sequence genome encodes:
- the LOC110406949 gene encoding extracellular fatty acid-binding protein isoform X1 yields MRTLAMSLGLALLCLLHTEAAATEPDRSEVTCGIPGKGSWALLTGIAGKWYIVALASNSEFLLREKSKLKMAMARISFLGEDELKVSYAVPNPEGCRKWETTFKKTSDDGEVYYSEKAEKMVEVLDTDYKSYAVIFATRVKDGKTLHMMRLYSKSREVDPAAAAIFRKLARERNYTDEMVTMLPSQEECSIDEV; encoded by the exons ATGAGGACGCTGGCAATGAGCCTGGGgctggccctgctctgcttgctgcacaCAGAGGCTGCAGCCACAGAGCCAGACAGGAGCGAGGTGACCTGCGGAATACCGGGGAAGGGATCGTGGGCTCTGCTCACCGGG ATTGCAGGGAAATGGTATATCGTTGCTCTGGCCTCCAACTCCGAGTTCCTCCTGCGTGAGAAGAGCAAGCTGAAGATGGCAATGGCCAGAATCTCTTTCCTGGGAGAGGATGAGCTGAAGGTCTCCTATGCTGTCCCCAA CCCAGAGGGATGCAGGAAATGGGAGACAACTTTCAAGAAGACCAGTGATGATGGTGAAGTCTACTACTCAG agaaagctgagaaaatggTGGAAGTGCTGGACACTGACTACAAGAGCTATGCAGTAATCTTTGCAACTAGGGTGAAGGATGGGAAGACCTTGCACATGATGAGGCTCTACA GCAAAAGCCGTGAGGTGGACCCTGCAGCCGCAGCGATCTTCAGGAAGCTTGCTAGGGAGCGGAACTACACCGATGAGATGGTCACCATGCTGCCCAGCCAAG agGAATGCAGCATCGATGAAGTGTAG
- the LOC110406949 gene encoding extracellular fatty acid-binding protein isoform X2, producing the protein MRTLAMSLGLALLCLLHTEAAATEPDRSEIAGKWYIVALASNSEFLLREKSKLKMAMARISFLGEDELKVSYAVPNPEGCRKWETTFKKTSDDGEVYYSEKAEKMVEVLDTDYKSYAVIFATRVKDGKTLHMMRLYSKSREVDPAAAAIFRKLARERNYTDEMVTMLPSQEECSIDEV; encoded by the exons ATGAGGACGCTGGCAATGAGCCTGGGgctggccctgctctgcttgctgcacaCAGAGGCTGCAGCCACAGAGCCAGACAGGAGCGAG ATTGCAGGGAAATGGTATATCGTTGCTCTGGCCTCCAACTCCGAGTTCCTCCTGCGTGAGAAGAGCAAGCTGAAGATGGCAATGGCCAGAATCTCTTTCCTGGGAGAGGATGAGCTGAAGGTCTCCTATGCTGTCCCCAA CCCAGAGGGATGCAGGAAATGGGAGACAACTTTCAAGAAGACCAGTGATGATGGTGAAGTCTACTACTCAG agaaagctgagaaaatggTGGAAGTGCTGGACACTGACTACAAGAGCTATGCAGTAATCTTTGCAACTAGGGTGAAGGATGGGAAGACCTTGCACATGATGAGGCTCTACA GCAAAAGCCGTGAGGTGGACCCTGCAGCCGCAGCGATCTTCAGGAAGCTTGCTAGGGAGCGGAACTACACCGATGAGATGGTCACCATGCTGCCCAGCCAAG agGAATGCAGCATCGATGAAGTGTAG
- the LOC110406950 gene encoding lipocalin-15-like: MTAVLPSLVLTLLCVLRAGAEVPVQLDFDTKKFAGMWHLMAAVSNCPVFLSMKDKMTSSVTTIGFTPEGHMTMETVIPLPEVCKMITMLFQRGRQAGHYIGTEKGEKRDLRVMDTDYEHYAIVYSQQEDSQKSSTMLQLYTRNQDMSPQLLQKFKELFHSMGLTQDMLAVLPHSDRCTKTRR; this comes from the exons ATGACAGCGGTGCTGCCGAGCCTGGTGCTGACCCTGCTCTGCGTGCTGCGGGCAGGGGCTGAGGTCCCTGTGCAGCTGGACTTTGACACCAAGAAG TTTGCAGGGATGTGGCACCTCATGGCTGCTGTTTCCAACTGCCCTGTGTTCCTGAGCATGAAGGACAAGATGACATCATCTGTCACCACCATCGGCTTCACACCAGAGGGACACATGACCATGGAGACTGTCATCCCGCT GCCAGAAGTATGCAAGATGATTACGATGCTGTTCCAGCGcggcaggcaggcagggcacTACATCGGCACAG aaaagggagagaagagggaTCTACGCGTGATGGACACAGACTATGAGCACTACGCCATCGTGTACTCCCAGCAGGAAGACAGCCAGAAGTCCAGCACCATGCTGCAGCTCTACA CAAGGAATCAGGACATGagcccacagctcctgcagaagtTCAAGGAGCTCTTCCACTCCATGGGCCTGACTCAGGACATGCTGGCCGTGCTGCCGCACTCGG ATCGATGCACCAAGACTCGCAGGTGA
- the LOC110406786 gene encoding lipocalin-like yields MQATLLSILGLALLGALHAQNSIPVQAEFQQDKLAGRWYSIGLASNSNWFKDKKHLMKMCTTDIAVTADGNMEVTSTYPKGDQCEKRNSLYIQTEQPGRFSYTSPRWGSNHDIRVVETNYDEYALVATQISKSTGSSNMVLLYSRTKELAPQRLERFMQFSREQGLKDEEILILPQTDKCMADAA; encoded by the exons ATGCAAGCCACGCTGCTCAGCATCCTGGGGCTGGCCCTGCTTGGGGCTCTGCACGCGCAGAACAGCATTCCCGTGCAAGCTGAATTCCAGCAGGACAAG CTTGCGGGGAGATGGTACAGCATCGGCCTGGCCTCCAACTCCAACTGGTTCAAGGACAAGAAGCACCTGATGAAGATGTGTACCACAGACATCGCTGTCACTGCAGACGGCAACATGGAGGTCACCTCCACCTACCCCAA ggGTGATCAGTGTGAGAAGAGGAACAGCCTCTATATCCAGACGGAGCAGCCTGGGCGGTTCAGCTACACCAGCCCAC gctgGGGCAGCAACCATGACATCCGTGTGGTGGAGACCAACTACGACGAGTATGCCCTGGTGGCCACCCAGATCTCCAAGAGCACTGGCTCCTCGAACATGGTGCTGCTCTACA gCCGCACCAAGGAGCTTGCACCCCAGCGCCTGGAGAGGTTCATGCAGTTCTCCCGAGAGCAGGGCTTGAAGGACGAGGAGATCCTCATCCTGCCCCAGACAG acaAGTGCATGGCAGATGCTGCCTAG
- the C8G gene encoding complement component C8 gamma chain isoform X1 — MVLLFRSQHQARRAERSAIAIGRPAPLEQAPPLAVRPHPHVQAPPVGGLPGRGQWVCGISVAALHTTAPWGSEPPTLPQLLTGEAPCSSSPAPSSVPPDLLCRDLVPARLCLATPLPSMGPCCAMAAPRILLLLTLLLSTPWGQGQRPPPLRSPLKEVVTEGNFSLRELVGRWFLVGMASRCSYLAENSHRLEATVMTVAVPDGQSLAISTFRKLDGQCWEIRQRYIPAGAHGRFSVRVSSTGRGYNSKMEVMVGETDPRSYAIIYYQDSQGLSVKLYGRSSQLSDAVVDKFEQRARAVGLSEDVTHYFPTYGFCDSADDLHILNETEP; from the exons ATGGTGCTGCTCTTCCGTTCGCAGCACCAGGCGCGGCGAGCCGAACGCAGCGCGATCGCTATTGGTCGCCCCGCCCCTCTGGAACAAGCCCCGCCCCTCGCGGTCAGACCACACCCCCATGTGCAGGCCCCGCCTGTTGGGGGTCTCCCAGGCCGTGGGCAGTGGGTGTGTGGCATCAGCGTGGCCGCACTGCACACTACTGCCCCGTGGGGCTCTGAGCCCCCTACCCTACCTCAGCTGCTCACAGGGGAGGCCCCATGCAGCTCCAGCCCGgcccccagctctgtgcctcctGACCTCCTGTGCCGTGACCTCGTGCCCGCTCGGCTGTGCCTGGCCACGCCACTTCCCAGCATGGGGCCCTGCTGTGCCATGGCTGCCCCACGcatcctcctgctcctcacccTGCTCCTCTCCACGCCGTGGGGACAGGGGCAGCGGCCGCCACCTCTCCGCAGCCCTCTGAAGGAAGTGGTGACTGAGGGGAACTTCAGCCTCAGAGAG ctggtGGGGAGGTGGTTCCTGGTCGGCATGGCGTCCCGCTGCAGCTACCTGGCAGAGAACAGCCACCGGCTGGAGGCCACAGTGATGACAGTGGCTGTCCCAGATGGGCAGAGCCTGGCCATCAGCACCTTCAGGAAGCT GgatgggcagtgctgggagatCAGGCAGCGCTATATCCCTGCAGGGGCCCATGGACGCTTCTCTGTGAGAg TGTCCTCCACAGGCCGTGGCTACAACAGCAAGATGGAGGTGATGGTGGGAGAGACGGACCCACGCAGCTATGCCATCATCTACTACCAGGACAGCCAAGGCCTCTCTGTCAAGCTCTACG GCcgcagcagccagctcagcGATGCCGTGGTGGACAAGTTCGAGCAGCGTGCCAGGGCCGTGGGCCTGAGCGAGGACGTGACCCACTACTTCCCCACATACG GGTTCTGCGACTCTGCAGACGATCTCCACATCCTCAACG aAACGGAGCCGTAG
- the C8G gene encoding complement component C8 gamma chain isoform X2 has product MVLLFRSQHQARRAERSAIAIGRPAPLEQAPPLAVRPHPHVQAPPVGGLPGRGQWVCGISVAALHTTAPWGSEPPTLPQLLTGEAPCSSSPAPSSVPPDLLCRDLVPARLCLATPLPSMGPCCAMAAPRILLLLTLLLSTPWGQGQRPPPLRSPLKEVVTEGNFSLRELVGRWFLVGMASRCSYLAENSHRLEATVMTVAVPDGQSLAISTFRKLDGQCWEIRQRYIPAGAHGRFSVRGRGYNSKMEVMVGETDPRSYAIIYYQDSQGLSVKLYGRSSQLSDAVVDKFEQRARAVGLSEDVTHYFPTYGFCDSADDLHILNETEP; this is encoded by the exons ATGGTGCTGCTCTTCCGTTCGCAGCACCAGGCGCGGCGAGCCGAACGCAGCGCGATCGCTATTGGTCGCCCCGCCCCTCTGGAACAAGCCCCGCCCCTCGCGGTCAGACCACACCCCCATGTGCAGGCCCCGCCTGTTGGGGGTCTCCCAGGCCGTGGGCAGTGGGTGTGTGGCATCAGCGTGGCCGCACTGCACACTACTGCCCCGTGGGGCTCTGAGCCCCCTACCCTACCTCAGCTGCTCACAGGGGAGGCCCCATGCAGCTCCAGCCCGgcccccagctctgtgcctcctGACCTCCTGTGCCGTGACCTCGTGCCCGCTCGGCTGTGCCTGGCCACGCCACTTCCCAGCATGGGGCCCTGCTGTGCCATGGCTGCCCCACGcatcctcctgctcctcacccTGCTCCTCTCCACGCCGTGGGGACAGGGGCAGCGGCCGCCACCTCTCCGCAGCCCTCTGAAGGAAGTGGTGACTGAGGGGAACTTCAGCCTCAGAGAG ctggtGGGGAGGTGGTTCCTGGTCGGCATGGCGTCCCGCTGCAGCTACCTGGCAGAGAACAGCCACCGGCTGGAGGCCACAGTGATGACAGTGGCTGTCCCAGATGGGCAGAGCCTGGCCATCAGCACCTTCAGGAAGCT GgatgggcagtgctgggagatCAGGCAGCGCTATATCCCTGCAGGGGCCCATGGACGCTTCTCTGTGAGAg GCCGTGGCTACAACAGCAAGATGGAGGTGATGGTGGGAGAGACGGACCCACGCAGCTATGCCATCATCTACTACCAGGACAGCCAAGGCCTCTCTGTCAAGCTCTACG GCcgcagcagccagctcagcGATGCCGTGGTGGACAAGTTCGAGCAGCGTGCCAGGGCCGTGGGCCTGAGCGAGGACGTGACCCACTACTTCCCCACATACG GGTTCTGCGACTCTGCAGACGATCTCCACATCCTCAACG aAACGGAGCCGTAG
- the C8G gene encoding complement component C8 gamma chain isoform X3, whose translation MVLLFRSQHQARRAERSAIAIGRPAPLEQAPPLAVRPHPHVQAPPVGGLPGRGQWVCGISVAALHTTAPWGSEPPTLPQLLTGEAPCSSSPAPSSVPPDLLCRDLVPARLCLATPLPSMGPCCAMAAPRILLLLTLLLSTPWGQGQRPPPLRSPLKEVVTEGNFSLRELVGRWFLVGMASRCSYLAENSHRLEATVMTVAVPDGQSLAISTFRKLDGQCWEIRQRYIPAGAHGRFSVRVSSTGRGYNSKMEVMVGETDPRSYAIIYYQDSQGLSVKLYGRSSQLSDAVVDKFEQRARAVGLSEDVTHYFPTYETEP comes from the exons ATGGTGCTGCTCTTCCGTTCGCAGCACCAGGCGCGGCGAGCCGAACGCAGCGCGATCGCTATTGGTCGCCCCGCCCCTCTGGAACAAGCCCCGCCCCTCGCGGTCAGACCACACCCCCATGTGCAGGCCCCGCCTGTTGGGGGTCTCCCAGGCCGTGGGCAGTGGGTGTGTGGCATCAGCGTGGCCGCACTGCACACTACTGCCCCGTGGGGCTCTGAGCCCCCTACCCTACCTCAGCTGCTCACAGGGGAGGCCCCATGCAGCTCCAGCCCGgcccccagctctgtgcctcctGACCTCCTGTGCCGTGACCTCGTGCCCGCTCGGCTGTGCCTGGCCACGCCACTTCCCAGCATGGGGCCCTGCTGTGCCATGGCTGCCCCACGcatcctcctgctcctcacccTGCTCCTCTCCACGCCGTGGGGACAGGGGCAGCGGCCGCCACCTCTCCGCAGCCCTCTGAAGGAAGTGGTGACTGAGGGGAACTTCAGCCTCAGAGAG ctggtGGGGAGGTGGTTCCTGGTCGGCATGGCGTCCCGCTGCAGCTACCTGGCAGAGAACAGCCACCGGCTGGAGGCCACAGTGATGACAGTGGCTGTCCCAGATGGGCAGAGCCTGGCCATCAGCACCTTCAGGAAGCT GgatgggcagtgctgggagatCAGGCAGCGCTATATCCCTGCAGGGGCCCATGGACGCTTCTCTGTGAGAg TGTCCTCCACAGGCCGTGGCTACAACAGCAAGATGGAGGTGATGGTGGGAGAGACGGACCCACGCAGCTATGCCATCATCTACTACCAGGACAGCCAAGGCCTCTCTGTCAAGCTCTACG GCcgcagcagccagctcagcGATGCCGTGGTGGACAAGTTCGAGCAGCGTGCCAGGGCCGTGGGCCTGAGCGAGGACGTGACCCACTACTTCCCCACATACG aAACGGAGCCGTAG